In a genomic window of Pleurocapsa sp. PCC 7319:
- a CDS encoding ATP-binding protein translates to MDLNSKFQETLAKTTDNDLKDVDLTNCDREPIHIPNLIQPHGILLAISANDYKILQVSLNTSTMLGVEPKELLDKPLNELLEEEQVTAIQHCLSEDFNQINPLPIELTRKGSILTFDGIVHRHGEIVILELEPSEPTQDVDFFNFYKFVKSPINRIQNTTTLDEFCHVVVQEVKKITGFDRVMVYCFDDEGAGQVIAEAAREELEPFLGLHYPASDIPKQAKYLYTLNFLRLIPDSIYEPIGLTPQINPLTNKPLDMSMSVLRSVSPLHTEYLDNMGVSASMSISLLKNKQLWGLIACHHNTPKKIPYEIRTVCEFIGQVVSFELATKEDSQDLEYKMKLKSIQSQFVEIISQAEELETSLTQNPTHLLDIVGADGVALSFGEEINLIGNTPNEIAIKDLLPWLESQFGQDVIYETNSLAQVYPAADKEKEVASGLLALLISRVQKTFIIWFRPEVIQTVDWGGNPHKPLEIESDGSIRMSPRKSFAKWQETVKGKSLPWKPCEVEAALELRSSIVSIVLRKADELTQVNKELARSNIELDAFAYIASHDLKEPLRGIYNYSSFLIEDYGDILDKAGIDKLNTLMRLTHRMEDLINSLLRYSRLGRAELQLLPVNLNDLVSGVLDVIQVSARDNQVKFHIPRSLPTIECDRTQVNELFTNLISNGIKYNQKAEKIIEIGYLDAKDSIVTEKMLEYPEKTPAKTIFYVRDNGIGIREKHLESIFRIFKRLHGQKKYGGGTGAGLTIAKKIVERHGGEIWVKSVYKEGSTFYFTLL, encoded by the coding sequence ATGGATTTAAATTCAAAATTTCAAGAGACTTTAGCAAAGACTACCGATAATGATTTAAAAGATGTCGATCTGACTAATTGCGATCGCGAACCGATTCATATTCCTAATTTAATTCAACCTCATGGAATTCTATTAGCTATTTCTGCTAATGATTACAAGATCTTACAGGTAAGTCTTAATACATCAACAATGTTGGGTGTAGAGCCAAAAGAGTTGCTGGATAAACCTTTAAATGAGTTGCTAGAAGAAGAACAGGTTACAGCAATTCAACATTGCTTATCTGAAGATTTCAACCAGATTAATCCTTTACCAATTGAGCTAACTCGCAAGGGTTCAATTCTTACTTTCGATGGTATCGTTCATCGTCACGGGGAAATAGTCATTTTAGAGTTAGAACCAAGTGAACCCACTCAGGATGTTGACTTTTTCAATTTCTATAAATTTGTCAAAAGTCCCATCAATAGAATCCAAAATACTACTACTTTAGATGAATTTTGTCATGTAGTTGTGCAAGAGGTAAAAAAAATAACGGGATTTGATCGCGTTATGGTATACTGCTTTGACGATGAAGGTGCAGGGCAAGTAATTGCTGAAGCGGCTAGAGAAGAATTAGAACCATTTTTAGGCTTACATTATCCTGCTAGCGATATTCCCAAACAAGCAAAATATCTCTATACTCTCAATTTTCTGCGTCTAATTCCCGATTCTATCTACGAACCAATAGGGTTGACTCCTCAAATTAATCCTCTAACTAATAAACCCCTCGATATGAGTATGTCAGTATTACGTAGTGTCTCTCCGTTACATACTGAATATCTAGATAATATGGGCGTATCTGCTTCCATGTCTATATCTCTGCTTAAAAACAAACAGCTTTGGGGATTGATAGCCTGTCACCACAATACGCCTAAGAAAATTCCCTATGAAATTCGTACTGTCTGCGAGTTTATTGGACAGGTAGTTTCTTTTGAGTTAGCCACTAAAGAAGATAGTCAAGACTTAGAATATAAAATGAAGCTCAAGTCCATTCAGTCTCAATTTGTGGAAATCATTTCCCAAGCAGAAGAATTAGAGACAAGTTTAACTCAAAACCCTACTCACTTGTTAGATATAGTAGGTGCTGATGGTGTTGCTTTGTCTTTCGGTGAAGAAATTAACCTCATTGGTAACACGCCAAACGAAATTGCCATTAAAGATCTACTTCCTTGGCTAGAGAGCCAATTTGGTCAAGATGTAATTTATGAAACCAATTCTCTAGCTCAAGTTTACCCTGCTGCAGACAAAGAAAAAGAAGTTGCCAGTGGATTGTTAGCCTTACTTATTTCTAGAGTGCAAAAAACTTTTATTATTTGGTTTCGCCCTGAAGTAATTCAGACAGTAGATTGGGGCGGAAATCCCCATAAGCCTTTAGAAATAGAATCAGACGGATCTATACGGATGTCTCCCCGTAAATCTTTTGCTAAATGGCAAGAAACTGTAAAAGGGAAATCTCTACCCTGGAAACCGTGTGAAGTGGAAGCAGCACTAGAATTACGTAGTTCTATTGTTAGTATTGTTCTCCGAAAAGCCGACGAACTAACCCAAGTAAATAAAGAATTAGCCCGCAGCAACATCGAACTAGATGCTTTTGCCTATATTGCCTCCCACGATCTTAAAGAACCATTACGGGGCATTTATAATTACTCTAGTTTTTTAATTGAAGACTACGGCGATATTCTTGATAAAGCAGGAATAGATAAGCTCAATACTCTCATGCGCTTAACTCATCGCATGGAAGATTTGATTAACTCTCTACTTCGTTACTCCCGCTTAGGTAGGGCAGAATTACAATTACTCCCTGTAAATCTCAATGATTTAGTATCCGGAGTACTAGATGTAATTCAAGTTAGTGCTAGAGATAATCAGGTAAAGTTTCACATTCCTCGTTCTTTACCCACTATTGAATGCGATCGCACTCAGGTTAATGAATTATTTACCAATTTAATCAGTAACGGGATCAAATACAATCAAAAAGCCGAGAAAATTATCGAAATTGGCTATTTAGATGCAAAAGATTCTATCGTAACCGAAAAAATGTTGGAATACCCCGAAAAAACCCCAGCAAAAACTATTTTCTATGTTCGCGATAATGGTATAGGCATTCGTGAAAAGCATCTAGAATCAATTTTTCGGATCTTTAAAAGATTACATGGTCAAAAGAAATATGGTGGCGGTACAGGTGCAGGTTTAACCATTGCCAAAAAAATTGTTGAACGGCATGGAGGCGAAATTTGGGTAAAATCTGTCTATAAAGAAGGTAGTACCTTTTACTTTACTTTGCTGTAA